From one Streptomyces sp. N50 genomic stretch:
- a CDS encoding threonine/serine dehydratase: MQQTRLDTGRIRAARRVIDPVFLGTPLYRCEALEPGLGCAVSIKLETANPVRSFKGRGTEVVASLLAEHGPRAVVCASAGNLGQALAWSGRGRGLDVTVVASRFATAAKLDRIRALGAGLELVDGDHELARERAAAIARYDGIRLVEDSLDVETCEGAATIGLELVEARERAKPEAQARRADLADFTDLTASTQLTDVTAPKDLTAPTTPTDLTHLTGPTTPTDLTTLTAPTERADRAVQAELPDPAPPFDAVLIALGGGALATGVGHVLKALAPGVEVICVQPLGAPALTRSWHERRVVTTDSTDTIADGVAGRRPIPAVLDDLLLVADDAVLVREASIIAGMRMLLDHAGLVVEPSAALGIAAILEDRDRFAGRHVVTIVCGGNVDGDAYRRWVGAAGLPHGV; the protein is encoded by the coding sequence GTGCAGCAGACGCGTCTCGACACCGGTCGGATCCGGGCCGCCCGCCGGGTGATCGACCCGGTGTTCCTCGGCACTCCGCTGTACCGCTGCGAGGCGTTGGAGCCCGGTCTCGGGTGTGCGGTGAGCATCAAGCTCGAGACGGCGAACCCGGTGCGCAGTTTCAAGGGGCGTGGCACCGAGGTGGTCGCGAGTCTGCTCGCCGAGCACGGTCCGCGGGCCGTGGTGTGCGCGAGCGCGGGCAACCTCGGCCAGGCCCTCGCCTGGTCCGGGCGTGGCCGGGGGCTCGACGTGACCGTCGTGGCGTCACGGTTCGCGACGGCGGCCAAGCTGGATCGCATCCGGGCGTTGGGCGCCGGGCTGGAACTGGTGGACGGCGACCACGAGTTGGCGCGCGAGCGGGCGGCCGCCATCGCACGGTACGACGGCATCCGGCTGGTCGAGGACAGCCTCGACGTCGAGACCTGCGAGGGCGCGGCCACCATCGGCCTGGAACTGGTGGAAGCGCGGGAACGGGCGAAACCGGAAGCACAGGCGAGACGGGCTGACCTGGCCGACTTCACCGACCTGACCGCCTCCACCCAGCTGACCGACGTGACCGCCCCCAAGGACCTCACCGCCCCCACCACCCCCACCGACCTCACCCACCTGACCGGCCCGACCACCCCCACCGACCTGACCACCCTCACTGCCCCCACCGAACGGGCCGACCGGGCCGTACAGGCCGAACTGCCGGACCCCGCGCCCCCGTTCGACGCCGTCCTGATCGCTCTCGGGGGCGGGGCGCTGGCCACCGGCGTCGGTCATGTGCTGAAGGCCCTCGCGCCCGGTGTCGAGGTGATCTGCGTCCAGCCGCTGGGCGCACCGGCGTTGACCCGCTCGTGGCACGAGCGGCGCGTCGTCACCACCGACTCGACCGACACCATCGCCGACGGCGTCGCCGGGCGGCGCCCCATCCCGGCCGTCCTGGACGATCTCCTCCTGGTCGCCGACGACGCCGTCCTCGTCCGGGAGGCGTCGATCATCGCCGGGATGCGGATGCTCCTCGACCACGCCGGCCTCGTCGTCGAACCGTCGGCCGCGCTCGGCATCGCGGCGATCCTGGAAGACCGCGACCGTTTCGCCGGCCGGCATGTGGTGACCATCGTGTGCGGCGGCAACGTCGACGGGGACGCCTATCGCCGCTGGGTCGGCGCGGCAGGCCTCCCGCACGGGGTCTGA